One Gossypium raimondii isolate GPD5lz chromosome 3, ASM2569854v1, whole genome shotgun sequence genomic window carries:
- the LOC105795401 gene encoding actin-depolymerizing factor 5-like: MAMAFKMATTGMWVADECKNSFMEMKWKKVHRYIVFKIDEKSKLVTVDKVGGAGESYDDFTASLPTDDCRYAVFDFDFVTVDNCRKSKIFFIAWSPTASRIRAKMLYATSKDGLRRVLDGIHYEVQATDPTEMGMDVIKHKAY; this comes from the exons ATGGCTATGGCTTTCAAGATG GCTACGACCGGGATGTGGGTGGCCGATGAGTGCAAGAACTCATTCATGGAGATGAAATGGAAGAAAGTGCATCGATACATAGTGTTCAAGATCGACGAAAAATCAAAGCTGGTGACCGTCGACAAGGTCGGCGGTGCTGGCGAAAGCTATGATGATTTCACAGCCTCGTTGCCCACCGACGATTGCCGATATGCGGTGTTTGATTTCGATTTCGTCACCGTTGATAATTGCCGGAAAAGCAAGATCTTCTTCATTGCATG gtcCCCAACAGCATCAAGGATAAGGGCAAAAATGTTGTATGCAACATCAAAAGATGGGCTAAGGAGAGTGCTTGATGGCATCCACTATGAAGTTCAAGCAACTGATCCAACTGAGATGGGAATGGATGTTATtaagcataaagcttattaG